The stretch of DNA CCGTAGGGGTTGGTGTAGGGCTTGGAGGCGTTGTCGGCCGGCGCGGGATAGGGATGAAAGCCCGCGTCCCTGGAGGCTTTCTCGAACAGTTCCTGTGCGTAGGTCTGCTGCAGCGGGGGCAGCGGGAATTCGTCGGAGCGCGCGCCTTCCAGCGGGTTGCCGCCGGACACGATCTTGCCCTCGATGTTGCCGGCCTTGCCCGAGGTGCCGCAGACTTTTTCAAAGAAGTCGTAGTGCGGCTCCAGGTCCTTGTACGTGACGCCGTGATCCTGCAGCATCATGTCTTTGGGAATGAATTTCTTGCCGTAGCGTTCCACCGTGCGGGTGTAAAGCTCCAGTTCCTCCGGCAGATTGCGGTAGTGCATGCCGTTCCAGTGAAAGCCCGCGCCGCCCACGCCGTTGCCCAGCAGGAACGAGCCGTTCTGGCGGTAGGGCACCGCCGTTTCCTGCACGCTGTGGCGGATGGTGACGGTTTCCTTGGACAGGTCCTGAAAGAGCTTGCCGCGCACCGAGTGCGCCAGCTCGTCGAGCGCCTTGGGGTATTCGGCGTCGGTGGGCGTGTCGCGCATGCCCCCGCGCTCCAGCGCCACGACCTTCAGGCCGTCGTTGGTGAGTTCCTGGCCCATGATGGCGCCGGTCCAGCCGAAGCCGACCAGCACCACGTCGACTTTGTCTTTTTTGATGGATGCCATGGTTCAAGCCTTTTCGCCGGAGATGGAAACGGGGCCGTAGGGGTATTTCACGTTGCCCTGTTCGGGCCAGCCCACGAAGTCGCCGCGCGCGCCGGTAAAGCCGATCATCTTCCAGCCCACCATATTTTTGTTGCCGCCGTACTGCGGGTCGGACAGGAAGCCTTCCTTGGTGTTGCCCAGCAGCTGGCCGAAGAAGGTTTTGGACGGCACGTTGGCGAACCGCGGCTTGCCGCCCTCCATGTCCTTGAGGACGTGTTCCTGCGTGGATTTGTCCAGGTCGATGAAGGCCTTGCCGTACTGCTGCTTGCAGTAGGCGTCGCAGTCGGCGATGCCATGGCGGTAGACCTCGCGCGGCACCAGGCTGATCTGCCAGCCGTAGGTGGGGTCGACATCGGGGTGGAATGGGCCCTGCATGTACCAGAGCTTGCCGTGGCCGTAGGGCGTCTGCATTTGGCGGTCGATGAATTCGGGCACGCCCGCCGCGAGGGCGCCCGGTCCGAGCTCGTCCGCGGGGATGAGGTGGTCGACCGCAGCCTGGATGAAGGCCCATTCGGCCTTGTCGAAGTAGGTCGGTGCGTAGGCGGCGCCGGCGGGCGGCGCGTTCGTGAGCGTCTCGGCCTGCGTGGCTTGCAGCGCGGCGCCGGCGGCGAGCGTGGAAGCCGGCACAATGGCCAGGGTTTGAAGAAAGCGCCGGCGTGGCTTGGGTTCGTGCTTATCGGTCATGCGAAGTCTCCGGAAAACGGGAGCCCGGTCATCGGTCGCCAGGATCCCAGACCGATATGACAGAAGGTCGCGTCCCCATATATTGCGATAGAAAGCTTGCAAATCCCTGTTCAGGGCGAAAGTTAATTTGTTAATTTTTGTCGCGGCGGTGCCCTCAAGCAAACGGCCCCCGAAGGGGCCGTGTCGCAAGCCGCGGGTCTTTCAGCCGCCCAGATAGGCTTGCAACACGCGGGGATGGCCCAGCAGTTCGCGGCCGGTGCCCGTCAGGGCCATGGCGCCGTTTTCCAGCACATAGCCGTGCTGTGCGATCTTGAGCGCCTGGCGCACGTTCTGCTCCACCAGGAACAGGGTCAGGCCGGTGCCGTTGATGGCGCGCAGCGCGCGAAAGATCTCCTGCACCACGATGGGCGCCAGGCCCATGGAGGGTTCGTCCAGGAACAGCAGGCGCGGCTTGGCCATGAGCGCGCGGCCGATGGCCAGCATCTGCTGCTCGCCGCCCGACAGGTTGCCGGCCAGG from Bordetella sp. FB-8 encodes:
- a CDS encoding gluconate 2-dehydrogenase subunit 3 family protein, with amino-acid sequence MTDKHEPKPRRRFLQTLAIVPASTLAAGAALQATQAETLTNAPPAGAAYAPTYFDKAEWAFIQAAVDHLIPADELGPGALAAGVPEFIDRQMQTPYGHGKLWYMQGPFHPDVDPTYGWQISLVPREVYRHGIADCDAYCKQQYGKAFIDLDKSTQEHVLKDMEGGKPRFANVPSKTFFGQLLGNTKEGFLSDPQYGGNKNMVGWKMIGFTGARGDFVGWPEQGNVKYPYGPVSISGEKA